The nucleotide sequence TCTcatcttctagttttctgagcTCGAGGGaatcacttattctttttttttttttttttttttgcggtacgcgggcctctcactgttgtggcctctcccgttgcggagcacaggctccggacgcgcaggctcagcggccacggctcacgggcccagccgctccgcggcatgtgggatcctcccggaccggggcacgaacccgcgtcccctgcatcggcaggcggattctcaaccactgcgccagcagggaagcccgaatCACTTATTCTTAATGAGTTCCCTGGTCCATAAAGTGGGGACGACCCTGCCACCACACAGGCCGCTccaaggatcaaatgagatctATGTCAAGGGCCTTGTTCACCACAAAGTGAGTCTACAGACGTGGCTGCTCTCACCCCATCATAGGGTTGAGGAAAGCGCAGCCTGGGGGGTCCACGGGATCTTGTTTTCACAGTGGGGATGGAGGGATAAAATCCCAAGTCATAATTAGAAGGCGCACATCTGCATCGTCCAGGGCAACGTGATGCTCCCAACCAGAAAGGATTACTTTAAACTGTGACTGGGTTCAAATCTCGTTGACTGTACTTTTGCCATGTGATCCCGGACAAGTCATTTATTCCCGTCTGTGATGGGGCTAATGACCCATGCTTTGTGGGCTTGCTGTGAACATGAAATGAGCTAACGTTTGAGAGCCCTTTCTTTGCGCTAGAGAAGGCGCTTAATGGATGCTGAAAGCCATTGCTGTCCTCCTCGGGTCCTGGCAGGGCTGCCGGTGGTCTAAATCGCCCTCCTCTCCACTCTGTGCCAGCAGGTCCGGCCTCTGTTTCCACGTGAGGAGCAACCGCGGCCCACCGAGATGTCCCGGCACCACAGCCGCTTCGAAAGAGATTACAGGGTGGGCTGGGACCGCCGCGAGTGGAGTGCCAACGGCACGCATGGGACCACCAGCATCTGCAGTGCCACCACCGGGGCGTGTGGCGGCACAGCCAGCAGCCTCAGCGCCCGGCCCGGCCTCCTGCCGCTACCCGGGGTGCCCTCCCGGCTGCCCACACCCGCCACGGCCCCCGCGCCCTGCACCACCGGCAGCAGCGAGGCCATCCCCAGCCTCGTGGCCAGCTCTGCCTCTGCCGTCACCTCCAAGGTAAGACCTGCCTGGCGTCCGCTGTGCGGAGCGTCACCTCCAAGGAGCCGGGCGGAGGGGCCTGCTTCCCCCACAGCCCCGGGACAGTTCCGCAGCCCGTTCCCTGGACGCTGCCTTCTCCAGAGTGCGGGCAGCCCCGGGGCTGCGCCGGGCGCCTATTTAAGTTAAAGTGCGCGTGGTTTTATTTTCCATGAAGCCTCTCTCTGTGACTAACATGGGAAGACGAGCAGGTGGCTGAGGCCCCGCGTTGTCCCCTGCCGTGTTGATGAAGGGTATTTAACCAGTGAAATGACCATGAAACTCCCGGTTGGCCATATAGATTTCCTAACCAGGTGCCTGTAAACCAGACAAGCCCCCTGGGACCCCGGTTACTTGGGTTTGGAAGAAGATACTGAGCAGCAGTCAGTCCTAAATGGTCATAAATCTGCTACTTATTAACCAGTATTAGTACTGAGAACACTCCCATCACTGTCTCCTCCAAGCCTCAGACAACCCCATGACATCAGTACTTCTGTCACCCGCCTTGCAGTTGAGTATATGGAGGCACACCGAGTCTGCGGGAGCAGGTCCAAGGTGGGCCCTCTTCGGGGACCCAGGCCTCAGGGGTGTTAGTTCCAGGTCATTCCCCCTCTTCTGGAGGCGGCTACAGCCCGGGGAACGATAGCAGAAAGCAGTCTGTTTTACCAACCGCGATATCAAAATGACAATGTCGCCAAGGCTGCTGCTTAGCTTCCGGACGAGCTGGGCCCCCTCACGCTGCTCAGAGCCCCTGAAGGGACAGGGGGACCCAGGCCGGTGGCAGGAAGCCCTTTCATTGCCGTCCTGTCTCCTGGGCCGGCAGGGGCCCTGCAGGCCACTTTGCCTCTGCCAGCCATTCAGAGCTGCCTCCTAGGGGCTATCTGAGCGTCTCAGGGCcagcgtgtgcgcgcgcgcgtgtgtgtgtgtgtgtttgtctagtcttttcttttctgctttcataAAAGTTGTGGGAGAAGTTAAAGGTCGGGGAGCCCCGGCCCCAGCCATTGTGAGGCGGACGTGGTATTGGAAAGTCGTGCTCCAGGTGTGCCGCGCCTTTGTCTCGGTGATTTTCAAAACTCCCTTTCAGCCCCGCTTCCCATTAATAACTGCGAGTGCTGCCGGCGGAGGCCCGAGACAATGGAGCTATTGGAGGCCAGCTCGGAGTGCACTGACATCTTCTGCAGtgccttattgattttattttcctgttatgAAAACACCGCCCCactgaggtggggagggaaggaatgttgGACGggggagaggagatggagggTGATTTGGGCATGATACCCCCAGACCAGCCAAACACACTCCTTCCCAGGCGCCAGCCCCCAGCACTGCTCCGAGGCGTTGACCTCTGCCCAGTGGACCCAGCCGGCTGCCCCGCCGGCCACATCTGGCAGCCGCTCAGCTAGGCCAGCTGTTGGCCATCTGGAGGATGGCAGCCTCTGGAGCTGACTGCTGGGGACTccaggtggagagagaggagcGGGACCTGGGAGCCCACTTGATGGTTTCTGCCCTCTCAAGGAGGGAGGCCTTTTTAGGGACGGCATCAGGCTGTGCCTCAGGGGTTTGGGCCCCGCCAAGCAAGGGAAGTGGCGAGGCCTCTCGGCGAGGGCCCGCCCTGCCCACGCAGCTCCCGCTTTGCTCCCAAGCAGCTCAATATTCACC is from Physeter macrocephalus isolate SW-GA unplaced genomic scaffold, ASM283717v5 random_60, whole genome shotgun sequence and encodes:
- the LOC114484823 gene encoding uncharacterized protein isoform X1, which codes for MSSLVHKVGTTLPPHRPLQGSNEIYVKGLVHHKQVRPLFPREEQPRPTEMSRHHSRFERDYRVGWDRREWSANGTHGTTSICSATTGACGGTASSLSARPGLLPLPGVPSRLPTPATAPAPCTTGSSEAIPSLVASSASAVTSKPSPLGQPDQVQVTWKLGRRQRTCGWAINRAARAWHGRGEAPRQWGGPGAVGLAGLLWNPTHPPTALSSALLCSAADRDEERGSGDPVHLKREPRSEQPWCRTPVKNS
- the LOC114484823 gene encoding uncharacterized protein isoform X3, whose product is MSSLVHKVGTTLPPHRPLQGSNEIYVKGLVHHKQVRPLFPREEQPRPTEMSRHHSRFERDYRVGWDRREWSANGTHGTTSICSATTGACGGTASSLSARPGLLPLPGVPSRLPTPATAPAPCTTGSSEAIPSLVASSASAVTSKPSPLGQPDQVQVTWKLGRRQRTCGWAINRAARAWHGRDRDEERGSGDPVHLKREPRSEQPWCRTPVKNS